One stretch of Zingiber officinale cultivar Zhangliang chromosome 6B, Zo_v1.1, whole genome shotgun sequence DNA includes these proteins:
- the LOC121988963 gene encoding pentatricopeptide repeat-containing protein At3g29230-like — MIRASLTAGRFTLPFLLNCASAAPSLSLGAEIHSRAIRSGLLAVLPVANALVDMYGKCSSLPSARAAFLDMPLKDIVSFNAILGAHARMGADMPAARRLFDAMPHRNVISWNAMIVGYANAGDLPSAKDIFDRMPVRNVVSWTVLIVGYCKVGEVLQARQVFDRMPEKTLITWAAMITGYSQCGMPTESLALFRELERRRIEPDAVTMVGVISAAAQLGSAELATWIGSYVDQKRIERNERVLTALVDMFAKCGNVEKALLVFKEIPFPDAYSYTALINGLATHGHELQALEIFKRMQQEAIKPDPITFVGVLSACSHAGLVDQGLEYWESMVRDYGMERRGDHYGCVVDMLGRAGRLKEAHDMILSMPMGPHPGSLGALLAACRTYANIEIAEKVAKDLFKLEPENTGNYVLLSSIYAERGEWEEAARVRGMIRGRQFNKLPGLSWIDDQRKGRRFQNKVAKFNDCTAN, encoded by the coding sequence TTCGCGCCTCCCTCACCGCCGGTCGTTTCACCCTCCCCTTCCTCCTCAACTGCGCCTCTGCCGCTCCTTCCCTCTCCCTCGGCGCCGAGATTCACTCCCGTGCTATCCGCTCCGGCCTGCTCGCCGTCCTCCCGGTCGCCAACGCCCTAGTTGACATGTACGGCAAATGCAGCTCCCTCCCTAGCGCTCGCGCCGCCTTCCTTGATATGCCCCTCAAGGACATTGTCTCATTCAATGCGATCCTCGGCGCCCACGCTCGCATGGGAGCTGACATGCCAGCCGCCCGTCGCCTGTTCGACGCCATGCCCCATCGCAATGTTATATCCTGGAATGCAATGATCGTCGGTTACGCCAATGCCGGTGACCTGCCCTCAGCCAAGGATATATTCGATCGGATGCCTGTTCGCAATGTTGTCTCTTGGACCGTTTTGATTGTTGGTTACTGCAAGGTCGGTGAGGTTCTTCAGGCCAGACAAGTGTTCGACAGAATGCCTGAGAAGACCCTGATCACCTGGGCCGCCATGATTACCGGATACTCCCAATGCGGAATGCCAACGGAGTCTCTTGCACTGTTCCGCGAGTTGGAACGGAGGCGGATCGAACCAGATGCAGTCACCATGGTCGGTGTCATTTCTGCCGCGGCACAATTAGGGAGTGCGGAGCTAGCAACCTGGATTGGGTCCTATGTCGATCAGAAGAGGATCGAGAGGAATGAGCGTGTCCTCACTGCACTTGTGGACATGTTTGCCAAGTGTGGCAATGTCGAGAAAGCACTCCTTGTCTTCAAGGAGATTCCTTTCCCTGATGCATACTCGTACACTGCACTTATCAATGGGCTCGCAACCCATGGGCACGAGTTACAGGCGCTTGAAATTTTCAAGAGAATGCAACAAGAAGCTATCAAGCCAGATCCAATCACGTTTGTAGGCGTGCTGAGTGCATGCAGCCATGCGGGGCTTGTCGATCAAGGATTGGAATACTGGGAAAGCATGGTTCGGGACTACGGCATGGAACGCAGGGGTGACCACTATGGTTGCGTTGTAGACATGCTCGGGCGGGCAGGGAGGCTTAAAGAAGCTCATGACATGATTCTGAGTATGCCGATGGGACCTCATCCAGGATCTCTTGGTGCATTGCTCGCCGCTTGTAGGACATACGCTAATATTGAGATTGCTGAGAAGGTTGCAAAGGATCTTTTTAAGTTGGAACCTGAAAATACCGGAAACTATGTACTTCTGTCTAGCATATACGCTGAGAGAGGAGAATGGGAAGAAGCGGCAAGAGTTAGAGGAATGATAAGGGGTAGACAATTCAACAAACTTCCAGGCTTGAGTTGGATTGATGATCAGCGGAAAGGCCGTAGGTTTCAAAATAAAGTGGCGAAGTTTAATGATTGCACAGCAAACTAA